From Arcticibacter tournemirensis, one genomic window encodes:
- a CDS encoding acyltransferase family protein, whose protein sequence is MVKQSEDFGATRPHFKILDGLRGVAALTVVIFHFMEISVPDYNDSFIAHAYLAVDFFFCLSGFVIAYAYDHKFLKMGSWAFLKARLIRLHPLVIIGSVIGLLVFVFDPFSNLYLKYSDDLLVMFLSSCLMIPYPLVHERYFNLFHLNPPTWSLFWEYVANIGYALFLVKVKNKTLWMLTVLAAFLLVYEAHRSGYLGVGWGGDNIIGGGIRVFYSFLAGILVYRSKWIIHSRMNFITVSLLLLAVFLHPFMKDLNWIVEPLIVIFGFPFLVALGAGAQLPASLASLCKWSGDISYPLYMVHYPFVWLFMSYVEKNKPGMNEMTIITIFGVIGLVVFAYLIMVLMDIPLRRWLKGLRVISYEKYHY, encoded by the coding sequence ATGGTGAAACAAAGTGAAGATTTTGGGGCCACCAGGCCCCATTTTAAAATATTAGATGGTCTTAGGGGTGTCGCAGCGCTGACAGTAGTTATTTTCCATTTTATGGAAATATCTGTTCCTGATTACAATGACAGTTTTATAGCGCACGCCTATCTTGCAGTTGATTTCTTTTTTTGTCTTTCAGGGTTTGTGATAGCTTATGCGTATGATCATAAGTTTTTGAAAATGGGTTCCTGGGCCTTTCTGAAGGCGAGGCTTATCAGGCTGCATCCGCTAGTTATTATCGGATCAGTTATTGGCCTGCTGGTTTTTGTTTTTGATCCCTTCAGTAACCTTTACCTAAAGTATTCAGACGACTTACTGGTAATGTTCCTGTCGTCATGCTTAATGATTCCTTATCCTCTTGTGCATGAAAGGTATTTTAATCTGTTTCACCTGAACCCGCCAACCTGGTCGTTATTCTGGGAATACGTTGCTAATATAGGCTACGCATTATTTCTGGTCAAAGTCAAAAACAAAACCCTGTGGATGCTCACTGTTCTGGCCGCATTTTTACTGGTTTACGAAGCGCATAGGTCTGGTTACCTGGGAGTGGGCTGGGGGGGCGACAATATTATCGGGGGCGGTATCCGGGTTTTTTATTCCTTTCTGGCTGGTATATTGGTATATCGTTCGAAATGGATTATTCACTCACGGATGAATTTTATTACAGTAAGCCTTTTGTTGCTCGCCGTCTTTCTTCATCCATTTATGAAGGATTTAAACTGGATAGTCGAGCCGCTGATTGTCATTTTTGGTTTTCCATTCCTGGTTGCACTTGGGGCTGGTGCGCAGCTACCTGCTTCTTTAGCTAGCTTATGTAAATGGTCGGGTGATATCTCTTACCCGCTTTACATGGTACATTACCCATTTGTATGGTTATTCATGAGCTACGTAGAAAAAAATAAGCCAGGCATGAATGAGATGACGATAATTACGATATTTGGTGTAATAGGCCTGGTGGTTTTCGCATACCTGATTATGGTTCTGATGGACATTCCGCTGCGCAGGTGGCTTAAGGGTTTGAGGGTCATTTCTTATGAAAAATATCATTATTGA
- a CDS encoding GNAT family N-acetyltransferase — translation MKNIIIENITLEQSHKSQASQLFAAIDKNREHLSAFLPWVEKMQHVSDMEEYLRNAEALCEDLKESSFALIINNTAVGRIGLHHLNMQNKSGAIGYWLSKEAEGKGIIQRSCKALIRHGFEDLGLQRIEIKAAVANLKSRAVAERLNFVMEGTLRQAEFVNGQFLDLVLYSLTKDEWLAMNS, via the coding sequence ATGAAAAATATCATTATTGAAAACATAACATTAGAACAAAGCCATAAATCACAGGCATCGCAGTTATTTGCGGCGATTGATAAAAACAGGGAGCACCTTTCAGCGTTTTTGCCCTGGGTAGAAAAAATGCAGCATGTTTCAGATATGGAGGAGTATCTGAGAAATGCTGAAGCGCTGTGCGAGGATTTAAAAGAATCCAGTTTTGCGCTGATCATCAATAATACTGCTGTAGGACGCATTGGACTGCATCACCTAAATATGCAAAACAAAAGTGGGGCGATTGGCTATTGGTTAAGCAAGGAAGCAGAGGGGAAAGGTATAATTCAAAGATCATGCAAAGCCCTTATTCGGCATGGATTTGAGGATTTAGGGCTGCAGCGAATTGAAATCAAAGCTGCTGTTGCTAATTTAAAAAGCAGGGCAGTGGCAGAACGATTGAACTTCGTAATGGAGGGAACATTGCGGCAAGCTGAATTTGTTAATGGACAGTTTCTTGATTTGGTTTTGTATTCGCTGACAAAAGACGAATGGCTGGCTATGAACAGTTAG
- a CDS encoding class I SAM-dependent methyltransferase has product MRNDNMNVKEAYNIWASQYDTNKNKTRDLEAISLRSTLRDLTFHNCLEIGCGTGKNTQWLITRAKQVTAVDLSEEMLANAKSKVASEDVKFVQADITKDWVFACTKYDLVTFSLILEHIENLNDVFRKLADVVQQEGYVYIGELHPFKQYSGTKARFETEDGLNIVTCFNHNISDFTTAARNNGFRILDIIEYFDDDDRTTIPRILTILLKKQEG; this is encoded by the coding sequence ATTAGAAATGACAATATGAACGTTAAAGAAGCCTATAATATTTGGGCCAGCCAGTACGATACAAATAAAAACAAAACCAGAGATCTGGAAGCTATTTCATTAAGATCGACATTGAGAGATCTTACCTTTCATAACTGTCTGGAAATTGGCTGCGGTACAGGCAAGAACACGCAATGGCTTATAACAAGGGCAAAACAGGTTACTGCTGTCGACCTCTCGGAAGAAATGCTTGCAAATGCAAAAAGTAAAGTTGCTTCGGAGGATGTGAAATTTGTTCAGGCTGATATTACGAAAGACTGGGTATTTGCATGTACTAAATATGACCTGGTAACATTCAGTCTTATCCTCGAGCATATCGAAAATCTCAACGATGTTTTCAGGAAGCTAGCGGATGTAGTTCAACAAGAGGGTTATGTGTACATTGGCGAGCTGCATCCCTTTAAACAATACAGCGGAACCAAAGCAAGATTTGAAACGGAAGACGGATTAAACATTGTGACCTGCTTCAATCACAATATTTCCGACTTTACCACTGCTGCAAGAAACAACGGTTTTCGGATATTGGATATCATTGAATATTTCGACGATGACGATCGGACTACGATTCCGAGGATTTTGACAATATTGTTAAAGAAGCAAGAAGGATAG
- a CDS encoding MipA/OmpV family protein: MRSLLLPFLLMLYTIQLKAQQEPDEKTTITLAALYSSDISYYGQATSEKFPYVLLNATVKLPLGLYFSAGSYKLLNYGSGLSATDLGAGFDYDVNDELNLDLSYSYSLFPANSPLLQASNQNNVNLSAAYSWPWLKSTLSTDYAFGKQSDIFVGLSNSREISLGSLFNEKNAIYMEPAIELVAGTRRFYETYTVAKGKRDKAKGKAPSSPGNSGSAAVSTETVEYSRFNMLSYNFKIPVGLSRGNYIAEFSYQFSVLNSKENAELKPRLSIFGLSCYYQF; encoded by the coding sequence ATGAGATCATTACTATTGCCATTCCTGCTAATGCTATATACCATACAGCTTAAGGCACAACAGGAGCCCGATGAAAAGACCACTATCACCCTGGCTGCCCTGTATAGTAGCGACATCAGTTATTACGGTCAGGCTACCAGCGAAAAGTTCCCTTACGTACTGCTTAATGCAACAGTAAAATTACCCTTAGGACTTTATTTTTCGGCCGGATCTTACAAGCTTTTGAATTATGGTTCCGGATTATCGGCAACCGATCTAGGCGCTGGCTTTGACTACGATGTTAATGACGAGTTAAATCTCGACCTTTCATACTCTTATTCTCTTTTTCCAGCCAACTCCCCCCTGCTGCAGGCATCCAACCAAAACAATGTAAACTTGTCTGCCGCATATTCATGGCCGTGGCTTAAAAGCACACTCAGTACAGATTATGCCTTCGGGAAGCAAAGTGATATATTCGTCGGTCTGTCCAATTCAAGAGAGATCAGCCTCGGCAGTCTTTTTAACGAAAAAAACGCGATATACATGGAACCAGCAATTGAACTGGTGGCAGGAACCCGGCGTTTTTATGAAACCTATACGGTAGCAAAAGGCAAACGCGACAAGGCTAAAGGCAAGGCACCCTCTTCGCCAGGAAACTCCGGTTCAGCTGCTGTTAGTACAGAAACAGTAGAATATAGCCGTTTTAATATGTTATCTTATAACTTTAAGATTCCAGTCGGTCTTAGCAGAGGTAATTATATCGCTGAATTCAGCTACCAGTTTTCTGTACTCAATTCAAAAGAAAATGCGGAACTTAAGCCCCGGCTATCCATTTTTGGCTTATCCTGTTATTACCAGTTTTAG
- a CDS encoding ABC transporter permease: protein MIRHFFQIAWRNLLKRKFYSFINITGLAIGMTCCVLISLYIRNELSYDQYHVKKDRIYRVLQTFRSVQDGETLSSATPGDYQVWGCAPVGPALQADFPEVEKVVQFMSPVSLLLEKGEKRFQQDNLLCMDSTAFDVFSWKMLYGDPRTALTAPNSIVLTHTVAQKFFGNENPVGQMLRVDSQYSYMITGVMEDVPPNSQFTFNGLISMSTVRKYRAEMFDWWGYVDFYTYVLLKKNTSISSLDKQSSSFVKRRNSGDKGYAISFEKMTDAYLHSAAKRQPGPTGSLLNVYLFSCIAVFIMLIACINFMNLSTARSLERAKEIGVRKVLGVRPSSLMIQFLSESILLSLSAAVIALVLAQASIPMIGKLSGKDLSYTNFLTPLLPFYMTAFAVVVGLLAGIYPAWFLSGFRAISVLKGKFKPPVEGVSFRKVLVVFQFTLSVALIAATAIVYSQLKYVNRHDLGFQKDQMLVLNFEGDEKVQQNIEIIKKAIADQPGVVSVAASRAVPGEFLPNAGTQIQTPQGQMAEQAPFIYEIDFDFIPTYHIPVIAGRPYSRSYTTDSAQAMVINEAAARLYGYTRPADAVGKKFDQWGRSGTIIGVVKDFNFRSLHQAVEPLTLRYGYSYSLNRISVAIKGDNVPETLAGLRKTWSQIVPHRPFLYQFLDESFSAQYEADQHFGQLFTFFSCLAIFIACLGLFGLSTFMAQQRVKEIGIRKVLGSSVSGIVILLSKDFIKLILIGIIIAVPLCWWAMDKWLQGFAYRINVGPLVFIEAGLIAMSVALITIAWQSVKAAMGNPVQSLRNE from the coding sequence ATGATCCGTCACTTTTTCCAGATCGCCTGGCGCAACCTCTTGAAACGAAAATTTTATAGTTTTATTAATATAACGGGGCTAGCCATAGGGATGACATGCTGCGTGCTGATCTCCCTTTATATCAGAAACGAGTTGTCGTACGATCAGTATCACGTTAAAAAAGACAGGATATACCGGGTCCTGCAAACTTTTCGCAGCGTTCAGGATGGCGAGACCCTTTCATCTGCAACCCCCGGGGATTACCAGGTTTGGGGTTGCGCTCCCGTAGGACCTGCCCTTCAGGCAGATTTTCCCGAGGTTGAAAAAGTAGTGCAGTTTATGAGCCCGGTCAGCCTGTTGCTGGAGAAAGGTGAAAAACGCTTTCAACAGGATAACCTGCTCTGTATGGATTCTACAGCATTTGATGTCTTTAGCTGGAAAATGCTGTATGGAGATCCGCGTACAGCACTGACCGCCCCCAACAGCATAGTGCTCACTCATACAGTTGCTCAAAAGTTTTTTGGCAATGAGAACCCCGTGGGACAGATGCTGCGGGTTGATAGTCAGTATAGTTATATGATTACCGGTGTGATGGAAGATGTACCGCCAAACTCTCAGTTTACCTTCAACGGCCTTATCTCCATGTCGACGGTGAGAAAGTACAGGGCGGAGATGTTTGACTGGTGGGGGTACGTTGATTTTTATACGTATGTGCTGCTTAAAAAGAACACCAGCATCAGTTCGCTGGACAAACAAAGTTCTTCGTTCGTTAAGCGGCGAAACAGCGGCGATAAGGGATATGCTATCTCATTTGAAAAAATGACAGACGCTTATCTGCATTCTGCGGCGAAAAGGCAGCCGGGACCTACCGGAAGTTTGCTGAATGTGTATTTATTTTCCTGCATTGCTGTTTTCATAATGCTTATAGCGTGTATCAATTTCATGAACCTGTCTACAGCGCGTTCGCTCGAAAGAGCAAAAGAAATAGGTGTGAGAAAAGTGCTGGGAGTGAGGCCCTCCAGTCTGATGATCCAGTTTCTTTCCGAATCTATCCTGTTGTCGCTTTCAGCGGCTGTCATTGCATTGGTACTGGCCCAGGCAAGTATCCCAATGATCGGAAAGCTATCAGGCAAAGATCTTTCCTATACCAATTTCCTTACACCGCTGTTACCCTTTTATATGACTGCTTTTGCTGTCGTTGTAGGTTTATTGGCGGGTATTTATCCTGCATGGTTTTTATCAGGCTTCAGGGCTATCTCCGTGTTGAAGGGGAAATTCAAGCCCCCGGTTGAAGGTGTGTCATTCAGGAAAGTGCTGGTAGTATTTCAGTTTACGTTATCGGTGGCACTTATTGCAGCGACAGCTATTGTATACAGTCAATTGAAGTACGTAAACAGGCATGACCTTGGCTTTCAGAAAGATCAAATGCTGGTTCTCAATTTTGAGGGTGATGAAAAGGTGCAGCAAAATATAGAGATAATTAAAAAGGCCATAGCTGATCAGCCAGGAGTGGTTTCGGTTGCTGCTTCCCGCGCAGTGCCCGGAGAGTTCCTTCCAAATGCAGGCACCCAGATACAAACGCCGCAAGGACAAATGGCTGAGCAGGCCCCTTTTATCTATGAGATAGACTTCGATTTCATTCCGACCTACCATATTCCGGTTATAGCAGGCAGGCCATATTCCCGATCATATACAACAGATAGTGCACAGGCCATGGTTATTAACGAGGCAGCGGCAAGATTGTATGGATACACACGCCCGGCTGATGCTGTAGGTAAAAAGTTCGATCAGTGGGGAAGATCGGGGACGATTATAGGCGTAGTAAAAGATTTTAATTTCCGGTCACTTCACCAGGCCGTGGAGCCGCTGACATTAAGATATGGCTATTCATACAGCCTCAACCGCATTTCGGTCGCTATCAAAGGAGATAACGTACCTGAGACTCTTGCGGGCCTGAGAAAAACCTGGAGCCAAATAGTTCCGCATCGTCCTTTCCTGTATCAGTTTCTCGACGAGTCGTTCAGTGCACAATATGAGGCCGACCAGCATTTCGGACAACTGTTTACATTCTTTTCGTGCCTCGCTATTTTCATAGCATGCCTGGGCTTGTTTGGACTGTCGACTTTTATGGCCCAGCAACGGGTAAAGGAAATTGGTATCCGGAAAGTGCTTGGCTCCTCGGTGAGCGGCATCGTAATCCTCTTGTCGAAGGACTTTATCAAGCTCATATTGATTGGTATCATCATCGCCGTTCCACTTTGTTGGTGGGCGATGGACAAATGGCTGCAGGGCTTTGCTTACAGGATCAATGTCGGGCCGCTGGTATTCATTGAAGCTGGGTTGATTGCCATGTCTGTTGCCCTGATCACCATTGCCTGGCAATCGGTTAAAGCCGCGATGGGTAATCCGGTACAATCGCTTAGGAATGAATAA
- a CDS encoding IS3 family transposase gives MKQQEPAMGIKKLCRLFGKSRHAWYDHQWRYQDIGLKEEIILQHVHQVRESLPRTGTLKLHYMLTPMLAEHDIRIGRDYLFDLMREHGLDIRRRKRRVVTTDSRHWMHKYANLVKELRINRPEQVWVSDITYIRMNSGWGYLSLVTDAYSRKIMGYCFHKDLAAQGCAQALRMALDNRIYQDELIHHSDRGSQYCSKEYVSVLLGSRIAISMTENGDPYENALAERVNGILKEEFNLHHSGLGFDDTKRKIAESIRAYNELRPHASCDYLTPDQAHLRAGVLMKRWKNKKSKKEELALV, from the coding sequence ATGAAACAGCAGGAACCCGCAATGGGAATAAAGAAACTGTGCAGACTGTTTGGCAAGAGCCGCCATGCCTGGTATGACCACCAGTGGCGCTATCAGGATATTGGATTAAAAGAGGAGATCATCCTGCAGCATGTCCATCAGGTCCGTGAGTCCCTGCCGCGGACAGGCACCCTTAAATTACATTACATGCTCACTCCCATGCTGGCTGAGCATGACATCCGAATAGGGCGGGACTATTTATTTGATCTGATGCGGGAGCACGGACTGGATATCCGGCGCAGAAAGCGGCGGGTAGTGACGACCGATTCGCGGCACTGGATGCATAAATATGCCAATTTGGTGAAAGAATTGAGGATTAACCGTCCCGAGCAGGTATGGGTGAGTGACATTACCTATATCCGCATGAACAGCGGATGGGGATATCTCAGCCTGGTGACGGATGCTTATTCCAGGAAGATCATGGGGTACTGCTTTCATAAAGATCTGGCTGCTCAGGGATGTGCACAGGCTCTGAGAATGGCCCTGGACAATCGGATCTATCAGGATGAACTGATCCATCATTCCGACCGGGGATCGCAGTATTGCAGCAAAGAGTATGTATCTGTATTACTGGGCAGCAGGATTGCCATCAGTATGACTGAAAATGGCGATCCTTATGAGAATGCGTTGGCCGAGCGGGTGAACGGGATCCTCAAAGAAGAATTCAACCTGCACCACTCAGGACTGGGCTTTGATGACACTAAAAGAAAGATCGCCGAAAGCATCCGGGCATATAATGAGTTAAGACCTCATGCCAGTTGTGATTACCTCACTCCAGATCAGGCTCATTTGCGGGCAGGAGTCTTGATGAAACGCTGGAAGAATAAAAAATCAAAAAAGGAGGAACTTGCCCTTGTATAG
- a CDS encoding helix-turn-helix domain-containing protein, producing the protein METRRVKFKSKRAEKNVPFDKRKIKEIVEQIESGIPRREILSEYGMHESTLTNWMTRYGSKDYYAERSRRYSPSEKRSVLRAVESGMSVREACVAFGIKSRTVVDRWVKQQKAENAELSRQIPPVKSKKKQQKEVSAGETKSLKEQLAEAQLKIRALETMIDIAEEQLKIDIRKKSGAKQSPK; encoded by the coding sequence ATGGAAACCAGAAGAGTGAAATTTAAATCAAAGAGAGCGGAAAAGAACGTACCCTTTGACAAGCGTAAAATCAAGGAAATAGTAGAACAGATCGAATCAGGAATTCCCCGTCGGGAGATACTGAGTGAGTACGGGATGCATGAATCGACCTTGACCAATTGGATGACCCGTTATGGATCGAAGGACTATTATGCAGAACGCAGCCGGCGGTATAGCCCCTCAGAGAAGCGATCGGTGCTGCGGGCAGTAGAGTCAGGAATGTCTGTACGGGAAGCATGTGTGGCTTTTGGCATCAAAAGCAGGACAGTAGTAGACCGTTGGGTGAAGCAACAGAAAGCAGAAAATGCCGAACTTAGCCGTCAAATACCACCAGTGAAATCAAAAAAGAAACAACAAAAAGAAGTTTCCGCGGGCGAAACCAAATCGCTGAAGGAACAATTGGCAGAGGCCCAGTTAAAGATCCGGGCGTTGGAGACGATGATCGATATTGCCGAAGAACAGCTCAAAATCGATATCCGAAAAAAGTCTGGAGCCAAACAGTCACCAAAATGA
- a CDS encoding glycoside hydrolase family 3 C-terminal domain-containing protein, with protein MKFKSLVLFCVLLFICFYLSAQQKVSPDLDAKVEELLSQMTQEEKLAYIGGADWMYTKNIARLGIHRMKMTDGPQGLGTHGKSTAYPATVMLAATWNEDLAYQYGKALGRDCKARGINILLGPAVNIYRAAMCGRNFEYMGEDPYLTSHVAVGYIKGVQDQGVMATVKHFAANNSEYDRNNISNDIDERTLHEIYFPAFKAAVQEAKVGAVMTSYNLMNGIYTTENPWLLKDVLRNQWGFKGMVMSDWGSTHYAIPAASSGLDLEMAGGEKMNPKDMAYYLKTGHVTMAMIDEKVRHILRVLIAFGFKDGMEADKNIPLDDPASIETALNVAREGIVLLKNKDNNLPVNPKKVRNIIVTGKNASRNVHGGGSGAVVPFHFVTMFDGIRKEASLNNIQAEYVDELDFLPKIMFTDEKLTEQGFQAEYFNNAKLEGKPVFRQAEKKINYSWTGGTGIKEVSKDVFSVRWSGILRSDETSDYDFTLGGDDGYRLYINDELVINDWAPGGYRSTNYTKSLQKATSYRIRIEYYQQGGGAAVNFSWKKKGDAKDYYAEYLNKADLVIACFGHNSDTEGEGSDRSFGLPESDKRMLSSVMKAKKPVIGVVSAGGNIEMQEWEPKLSGLLWTWYAGQEGGTAIAEVLFGKVNPSGKLPMTFEKKWEDNPAYNNYYDPDGDKHVQYKEGIFIGYRGYDKLKREVQYPFGAGLSYTSFKASDLSVSAPDAKGEVTITCRLSNTGKREGAQVLQVYVGKAEKAVVERPEKELKRFMKVSLEPGEARFVEIKLPKDAFSFYDVSAKDFVKDPGRYNIMLGFSSREIKLQKSVAIY; from the coding sequence ATGAAATTTAAGAGTCTTGTATTGTTTTGTGTATTACTATTTATCTGTTTCTATTTATCAGCACAGCAAAAGGTAAGTCCCGATCTGGATGCTAAAGTCGAAGAGCTTCTCAGTCAGATGACGCAGGAAGAAAAGCTCGCGTATATTGGCGGTGCCGATTGGATGTATACCAAAAATATCGCCCGTTTAGGAATTCATCGGATGAAGATGACGGATGGCCCCCAGGGATTAGGTACGCATGGTAAATCTACAGCGTACCCTGCAACAGTGATGCTTGCTGCTACATGGAATGAGGATTTAGCCTATCAATATGGCAAAGCGTTGGGTCGTGATTGCAAAGCGCGGGGTATAAACATCCTGCTGGGGCCCGCTGTGAATATTTACAGAGCCGCAATGTGCGGGAGAAATTTCGAATATATGGGAGAAGACCCGTATTTAACCTCACACGTTGCCGTTGGCTATATCAAAGGAGTACAGGATCAGGGCGTAATGGCTACTGTAAAGCACTTTGCAGCTAACAATTCTGAGTACGACCGGAATAACATCAGCAATGATATTGACGAGCGGACGCTCCATGAAATTTATTTTCCTGCTTTTAAAGCGGCCGTGCAGGAAGCAAAGGTTGGTGCGGTAATGACCAGCTATAATTTGATGAACGGTATTTATACCACAGAAAACCCGTGGTTATTAAAAGATGTATTAAGAAATCAGTGGGGCTTTAAAGGAATGGTAATGTCCGACTGGGGTTCTACTCATTATGCTATTCCGGCCGCCAGCAGTGGGTTAGATCTCGAAATGGCAGGCGGAGAAAAAATGAATCCCAAAGACATGGCATATTATCTCAAGACCGGGCATGTTACCATGGCTATGATCGATGAGAAAGTCCGCCATATACTTCGCGTTCTTATCGCTTTTGGTTTCAAAGATGGTATGGAAGCCGACAAGAACATTCCGCTCGACGATCCTGCATCTATAGAAACAGCCTTAAATGTAGCCAGGGAAGGCATTGTGTTATTAAAGAATAAGGATAATAATCTTCCTGTTAATCCAAAAAAGGTCAGGAACATTATTGTTACTGGTAAAAACGCAAGCAGGAACGTACATGGCGGGGGTAGTGGCGCCGTTGTTCCATTTCATTTTGTGACAATGTTTGATGGTATCCGGAAAGAGGCATCATTAAATAACATACAGGCAGAATATGTAGATGAACTCGATTTTCTGCCTAAAATCATGTTTACCGACGAAAAGCTAACTGAGCAGGGATTTCAGGCTGAATATTTTAACAACGCTAAACTGGAAGGGAAGCCCGTATTCAGGCAAGCAGAAAAGAAAATAAACTACTCCTGGACTGGTGGTACAGGCATAAAAGAAGTGTCTAAAGATGTTTTCTCGGTTAGATGGAGCGGAATCCTGCGTTCAGACGAAACTTCTGACTACGATTTCACCCTGGGAGGCGACGATGGTTATAGATTATATATAAACGACGAGCTGGTAATTAATGACTGGGCTCCAGGCGGATACAGAAGTACAAATTATACTAAATCCCTGCAGAAAGCTACCAGTTATCGTATACGTATTGAATATTACCAGCAAGGAGGCGGCGCAGCAGTGAATTTCTCATGGAAGAAGAAAGGCGATGCCAAAGACTATTATGCCGAGTATCTGAATAAGGCTGATTTGGTGATAGCTTGCTTCGGGCACAACTCCGATACCGAAGGCGAAGGATCCGACAGATCATTTGGCTTGCCGGAATCCGACAAAAGGATGTTATCCAGCGTAATGAAAGCGAAAAAGCCTGTAATAGGAGTGGTGAGTGCGGGGGGGAACATAGAAATGCAGGAATGGGAACCGAAGCTTAGCGGACTGCTATGGACCTGGTATGCCGGCCAGGAAGGAGGAACGGCAATAGCCGAGGTTCTCTTCGGGAAGGTAAACCCTTCAGGAAAACTGCCAATGACGTTTGAGAAGAAATGGGAAGATAATCCCGCGTACAATAATTATTACGATCCAGATGGTGATAAGCATGTACAATACAAAGAAGGTATTTTTATTGGATACCGAGGGTATGATAAATTGAAGCGTGAGGTGCAATATCCGTTCGGTGCCGGCTTGTCGTACACCAGCTTTAAAGCTTCCGATCTTTCCGTTTCGGCGCCTGATGCCAAAGGCGAAGTGACGATTACCTGCCGTTTATCCAATACAGGAAAAAGAGAAGGCGCCCAGGTTTTACAAGTATATGTAGGGAAAGCCGAAAAGGCTGTCGTGGAGCGCCCTGAAAAAGAATTAAAGCGCTTCATGAAGGTATCCTTAGAACCAGGGGAGGCCCGTTTTGTAGAGATAAAATTGCCAAAAGATGCATTCTCGTTTTACGACGTGAGTGCAAAAGACTTTGTCAAAGATCCTGGCCGTTATAATATCATGCTCGGATTCTCTTCCCGGGAAATTAAACTGCAGAAGAGCGTAGCCATTTACTAG
- a CDS encoding DUF4382 domain-containing protein — protein MKKKLVYFAFASLFGITTFTACKEDNNAGTDGTTKVQIKMTDAPGNFDEINLSVKEIILVSDGKPYVFDADVDVFNVLDFRIGTSNPDILVASGEMPAGDITEIRLVLNDSGNTIVVDGVESALVTPSGQSSGWKVKLTENPSLVAGVTYSLLLDFDAAKSIVHTGNGKYLLKPVVRGIANATSGLISGTVLPLESHPEVLVIAGTDTVGTVADPLTGKFTVGGLAAGTYAVKFNPVEGYRDSTVANISVVRGQNTVIDAVVLKQQ, from the coding sequence ATGAAAAAGAAACTAGTATACTTCGCATTCGCCTCTTTATTCGGAATTACAACATTTACAGCGTGTAAAGAAGACAATAACGCCGGCACAGACGGGACAACGAAGGTGCAGATCAAGATGACCGATGCCCCGGGGAATTTTGATGAAATCAACTTAAGCGTCAAAGAAATAATATTGGTTTCGGATGGAAAGCCGTATGTGTTTGATGCCGATGTAGACGTTTTCAACGTTCTCGATTTTAGAATCGGAACCAGTAATCCGGATATCCTTGTTGCATCAGGAGAGATGCCGGCCGGAGATATCACTGAAATCAGGCTGGTACTTAATGATTCTGGAAATACAATAGTTGTTGATGGTGTAGAATCCGCTCTTGTTACCCCGAGCGGCCAATCATCAGGCTGGAAAGTTAAACTTACTGAAAATCCTTCACTTGTGGCTGGTGTAACCTACTCATTGCTTCTTGATTTTGATGCAGCCAAATCCATTGTGCATACAGGAAACGGAAAATATTTGCTTAAACCCGTTGTGAGGGGTATCGCGAATGCTACTTCAGGACTGATATCAGGAACGGTATTGCCCTTAGAGAGCCATCCCGAGGTGTTGGTAATCGCCGGAACAGATACCGTTGGAACCGTTGCAGATCCTTTGACTGGTAAATTCACAGTAGGCGGCCTTGCTGCCGGAACATATGCTGTTAAATTTAACCCGGTTGAAGGCTATAGAGACAGCACTGTTGCCAATATATCAGTGGTACGCGGACAAAATACGGTTATAGATGCCGTTGTACTTAAACAACAATAA